A genomic region of Aeropyrum pernix K1 contains the following coding sequences:
- a CDS encoding DUF5615 family PIN-like protein, with protein MGLDVEWIPDTGYRGISDKQVARIANDSRRIILTRDSDFLKPYLRKDAKYGIIYIAEPVRKDNLDKLARNIVKALELLKEKPRLIIITSSTIESYPLTS; from the coding sequence ATGGGCCTCGATGTAGAGTGGATACCAGATACAGGCTATAGAGGCATCAGCGACAAGCAAGTAGCACGCATAGCCAACGACAGCAGGAGAATAATTCTCACACGGGACAGTGACTTCCTCAAACCCTACCTAAGAAAGGATGCCAAGTACGGAATAATCTATATAGCTGAACCCGTAAGGAAAGACAACCTAGATAAATTAGCAAGAAATATAGTAAAAGCCCTAGAGTTACTAAAGGAGAAACCCCGCCTCATAATAATTACATCAAGCACCATAGAATCCTATCCACTCACATCATAA